A genomic segment from Alistipes senegalensis JC50 encodes:
- the tsf gene encoding translation elongation factor Ts, whose translation MEIKAADVMKLRKMTGAGMMDCKKALIEAEGDFARAQDIIREKGKLVVAKRADRTATEGVVVTKIVGQKAYILCLACETDFVAQNAEYSASAEAMLEVAVKNDVADRDALLATKNGEGHTVEEMVTEKSGQTGEKIELAYYARIEAPYCAAYVHFNKKLGTILGFNKEIPAEVAHTVTMQATAMAPVSISEADCPAEVVEHERKIAVESMKQDPKNANKPEAILEKIAEGKMRKFFEENTLLAQPVVGEKESIADFIRKADKDATVVAYKRFALGE comes from the coding sequence ATGGAAATCAAAGCTGCCGATGTAATGAAGCTCCGCAAGATGACCGGTGCCGGTATGATGGATTGCAAGAAAGCACTCATCGAGGCCGAAGGCGATTTTGCGCGTGCTCAGGACATCATCCGCGAGAAGGGTAAGCTCGTCGTTGCCAAGCGTGCCGACCGCACCGCTACCGAGGGTGTCGTCGTGACGAAGATCGTAGGCCAGAAGGCTTACATCCTCTGCCTGGCGTGCGAAACCGACTTCGTGGCTCAGAATGCCGAATACAGCGCTTCGGCAGAGGCCATGCTGGAGGTCGCCGTGAAGAACGACGTTGCCGACCGCGACGCTCTGCTGGCTACGAAGAACGGCGAAGGCCATACCGTCGAGGAGATGGTGACCGAGAAGTCGGGTCAGACGGGCGAGAAGATCGAGCTGGCATACTACGCCCGCATCGAGGCTCCCTACTGCGCCGCATACGTGCACTTCAACAAGAAACTGGGTACGATCCTGGGCTTCAACAAGGAGATTCCCGCCGAGGTGGCCCACACCGTGACCATGCAGGCTACGGCTATGGCTCCGGTTTCGATCTCCGAGGCCGACTGCCCCGCAGAGGTCGTGGAGCACGAGCGCAAGATCGCCGTGGAATCCATGAAGCAGGACCCCAAGAACGCCAACAAACCCGAGGCCATTCTGGAGAAGATCGCCGAGGGCAAGATGCGCAAGTTCTTCGAGGAGAACACGCTGCTGGCTCAGCCGGTGGTAGGCGAGAAGGAGTCGATCGCCGACTTCATCCGCAAGGCCGACAAGGACGCCACGGTAGTCGCTTACAAGCGTTTCGCTTTGGGCGAGTAG
- a CDS encoding PD-(D/E)XK nuclease family protein → MLTFLHEVARDLYERYGEGLSDRALLFPSRRARLFFVDALTGIAGRPMWQPQWVTVDDLMAEISGLHTGDRVRLITELYKIYSEYHAEPFDKFYFWGDMLLTDFDTIDKYRIDAAMLFRNISEIKEIEADISYLTPAQLQILRFWSSLGDEADLSAEKRKFLAIWKTLGPVYRRFRERLAELGIAYNGMVQRAAADRIREGGYAFPEPRRYVVAGFNALSECEKVLFRFLSTAAETDFYWDYDAYYKDRPEQEAGMFVRENVVQFPPRGGVSHDNMERPKELTAVAAVSNAVQCKHAAAILRGLAAAGPLDKRTAVVLTDENLLLPLLYALPPEIGRVNVTMGYPLRSSLAYTFVERLVELQAHRRTKGAGCTFYHADAVGILAHPYIADCDARETRAMQDEIVRERRISIDARWLGRNELLKLVFSPAAEWRELSDWLLRVTAAVARMPYEGDDARQRVEFLAVIAEELTKLRNSLDECDIELTPEVYASLLRRHLQTLRIPYEGEPLEGVQIMGILETRNLDFDNVILLSMNDDNFPGNHMAQASFVPYNLRAAYGLPTPEHHEGVYAYYFYRLVQRARRVWMLYCSHADDKSTGEPSRYIYQLDYESGFPVKKVEVGVDVNLAETAPIEVAKDEGVMRRLERFTDPESKATLSPTAFFRYVACPLRFYFHSVARLEADDEISEEVDAPMFGTILHAAVQKLYARIVGELHPGDTLRTMLRTGEVAAAVEAAINENYLRDTAATAGDYTGNLLLVKDIVTRYLRGGVMPYDAAHDAFTVTGLEQEVAYGFDFESAGRPLRMKFAGIADRIDVLEDGTLRVVDYKTGAPHLEFAGVESLFRGEGKQRLSNILQTLLYAMMLYHTRGADAVPALYYVRAMNRPDYLPTLDDRETGLRGAGYTLYAERFEELVGETLAELYDPTVPFRQCEDADTCKFCDFNIICKR, encoded by the coding sequence ATCTTGACTTTTCTCCACGAAGTCGCCCGGGACCTTTACGAACGCTACGGCGAGGGGTTGTCCGACCGTGCGCTGCTCTTTCCGTCGCGGCGTGCGCGGCTGTTTTTCGTCGATGCCCTGACCGGAATCGCCGGACGGCCCATGTGGCAGCCGCAATGGGTGACCGTCGATGACCTCATGGCCGAAATCTCGGGCTTGCATACGGGCGACCGCGTGCGGCTCATCACCGAACTCTACAAGATCTATTCGGAGTACCACGCCGAGCCGTTCGACAAATTCTACTTTTGGGGCGACATGCTCCTGACGGATTTCGACACCATCGACAAATACCGGATCGACGCCGCGATGCTGTTCCGCAACATCTCGGAGATCAAGGAGATCGAGGCCGACATCTCGTACCTCACTCCCGCGCAGCTGCAAATCCTGCGCTTCTGGTCGTCGCTGGGCGACGAGGCCGACCTTTCGGCCGAGAAACGCAAGTTCCTGGCCATCTGGAAGACGCTGGGACCCGTCTACCGCCGTTTCCGCGAACGCCTTGCCGAACTGGGCATCGCCTACAACGGCATGGTCCAGCGTGCCGCTGCCGACCGCATCCGCGAGGGCGGGTACGCCTTCCCGGAGCCGAGACGGTATGTCGTGGCGGGTTTCAACGCCTTGTCGGAGTGCGAAAAGGTGCTCTTCCGGTTCCTTTCGACCGCTGCCGAGACCGATTTCTATTGGGATTACGACGCTTACTATAAGGACCGCCCCGAGCAGGAGGCCGGAATGTTCGTGCGCGAGAACGTCGTGCAGTTTCCGCCGCGCGGAGGCGTGTCGCACGACAACATGGAGCGGCCCAAGGAGCTGACCGCCGTGGCCGCGGTGTCGAACGCCGTGCAGTGCAAGCACGCTGCCGCGATCCTGCGCGGACTGGCCGCCGCGGGGCCGCTGGACAAGCGTACCGCCGTAGTGCTGACCGACGAGAATCTGCTCCTGCCGCTGCTGTACGCCCTGCCGCCCGAGATCGGGCGAGTCAACGTCACGATGGGTTATCCGCTGCGGTCGAGCCTGGCCTACACCTTTGTCGAGCGCCTCGTGGAGTTGCAGGCCCACCGCCGCACGAAGGGGGCGGGGTGCACCTTCTACCACGCCGACGCCGTGGGCATCCTCGCGCATCCCTACATCGCGGACTGCGATGCCCGCGAAACCCGTGCGATGCAGGACGAGATCGTGCGCGAACGCCGCATCTCGATAGACGCCCGGTGGCTGGGGCGCAACGAACTGCTGAAACTGGTCTTTTCTCCCGCCGCCGAATGGCGCGAACTTTCGGACTGGCTGCTGAGGGTCACGGCCGCCGTGGCCCGGATGCCCTACGAGGGGGACGACGCCCGGCAGCGGGTGGAGTTTCTGGCCGTGATCGCCGAGGAGCTCACCAAACTGCGCAATTCGCTGGATGAATGCGACATAGAACTGACTCCGGAGGTCTATGCGTCGCTCCTGCGCCGCCACCTGCAAACCCTGCGCATTCCCTACGAGGGCGAACCGCTCGAAGGGGTGCAGATTATGGGTATCCTCGAAACCCGCAACCTCGATTTCGATAACGTCATCCTGCTGTCGATGAACGACGACAACTTCCCGGGCAACCACATGGCCCAGGCGTCGTTCGTGCCCTACAACCTGCGTGCAGCCTACGGGCTTCCCACGCCCGAGCACCACGAGGGCGTCTACGCCTACTATTTCTACCGCCTCGTGCAGCGGGCCCGGCGGGTGTGGATGCTCTACTGCTCGCATGCCGACGACAAATCGACGGGCGAGCCCAGCCGCTACATCTACCAGCTGGATTACGAGAGCGGTTTCCCGGTGAAAAAGGTCGAGGTGGGCGTCGATGTCAACCTCGCCGAGACGGCCCCGATCGAGGTGGCGAAGGACGAGGGGGTGATGCGGCGTCTGGAGCGTTTCACCGACCCCGAATCGAAGGCCACGCTCTCGCCGACGGCATTTTTCCGCTATGTGGCGTGTCCTCTGCGGTTCTATTTTCACTCCGTGGCGCGCCTCGAAGCCGACGACGAGATCTCCGAAGAGGTCGATGCCCCGATGTTCGGAACCATCCTCCATGCCGCGGTGCAGAAACTCTACGCCCGAATCGTGGGGGAGCTGCATCCCGGCGATACCCTGCGGACGATGCTCCGCACGGGCGAGGTGGCTGCGGCGGTCGAGGCGGCGATCAACGAGAATTACCTCCGGGACACGGCGGCCACGGCCGGGGATTACACGGGCAACCTCCTGCTGGTGAAAGACATCGTTACGCGCTACCTGCGGGGCGGGGTGATGCCCTACGACGCCGCGCACGACGCCTTCACGGTCACGGGGCTGGAGCAGGAGGTGGCCTACGGATTCGATTTTGAGTCGGCCGGGCGGCCGCTCCGCATGAAATTCGCCGGCATCGCCGACCGTATCGACGTGCTGGAGGACGGAACCCTGCGCGTGGTCGATTACAAGACCGGGGCGCCGCATCTGGAGTTCGCGGGGGTGGAGAGCCTCTTCCGCGGCGAGGGCAAGCAACGGCTTTCGAATATTCTCCAAACGTTGCTTTACGCCATGATGCTCTACCACACGCGCGGGGCCGATGCCGTGCCGGCGCTCTATTACGTGCGGGCGATGAACCGTCCCGACTACCTGCCGACGCTCGACGACCGCGAAACGGGTCTGCGCGGCGCCGGTTACACGCTCTATGCCGAACGTTTCGAGGAGCTCGTGGGCGAGACCCTCGCCGAATTGTACGATCCCACGGTGCCGTTCCGCCAGTGCGAAGATGCCGACACCTGCAAGTTCTGTGATTTCAATATCATCTGTAAGCGATAG
- a CDS encoding HAD family hydrolase: protein MENSEIRLILLDFDGTLADTRRANTLAYVAALGEAGYKLTEEEYAAHYFGMRCDEFLTRLGIADAAEREQIRLRKIALYPSFFDTVRLNVPLWEFCRQFRADGGRVWVVSTGSRENIDNVIAHLGIGGGLDGILSGADVEHAKPAPDCFLEAIRREGCTPRETLIFEDSPIGIEAARRSGASYFTVKL, encoded by the coding sequence ATGGAAAATTCTGAAATCCGCCTTATTCTGCTCGATTTCGACGGCACGCTGGCCGACACCCGGCGGGCCAACACGCTGGCCTATGTCGCGGCCCTGGGCGAAGCCGGCTACAAGCTCACCGAAGAGGAGTACGCCGCGCACTATTTCGGCATGCGGTGCGACGAGTTCCTGACCCGGCTGGGGATCGCCGACGCTGCCGAACGCGAGCAGATACGGCTGCGCAAAATCGCCCTCTACCCCTCGTTTTTCGACACCGTGCGTCTGAACGTCCCGCTGTGGGAGTTCTGCCGGCAGTTCCGCGCCGACGGCGGCCGCGTGTGGGTCGTCTCCACGGGCAGCCGGGAGAATATCGACAACGTGATCGCCCATCTGGGCATCGGCGGCGGGCTCGACGGCATTCTCTCGGGCGCCGACGTGGAACACGCGAAGCCCGCCCCGGACTGCTTTCTGGAGGCCATACGCCGCGAGGGCTGCACGCCGCGCGAGACGCTGATCTTCGAGGATTCGCCGATCGGCATCGAGGCGGCGCGCCGCAGCGGAGCGTCGTATTTCACGGTGAAATTGTAG
- a CDS encoding UvrD-helicase domain-containing protein has translation MRAKILNASAGSGKTYQLAYKYVRDVIGQPGLYRHILAVTFTNKATEEMKSRILKEIHALASGAASPYLENLCRELSLDERSVRKRAAEVRSKILHDYSRFTVLTIDTFFQRILRAFIKELGIDLNYNVEIETASVLSKSADTLIEQITVDRDLQRWLTDFVQERIDEGRKWDIRDGILSLGGELFKEKNKAALGRARSREELGRIVARATAHAEATKKRMQEAAAQAVGLITGAGLTAADFSGKSRSFANWFFTVAAGELKPYGATAAKMAASTDGWAPKGSPAQALAPELQPLLREMCDLYDANMRSWNTCDLLRENYRSFALLSDLYERVQQLCDEQNMMLLSETKYVLSEFIGHNDAPFIYEKVGNRFERFMIDEFQDTSVKEWENFLPLLQNAMSQTAETSVLIVGDIKQSIYRWRGGDWRILHEKAQKALGPGNTVVENLQENWRSLPAVVDFNNRIIERIVAADNLLLNETLSKAADAGAIDPAEAASLHDTLADAYRGHAQTPRRKAEHPGYVSVETFAEQPPVVERICELIDKGFRPCDIMILVRGATDGAKVAAELLDFKRRNENPRYRFDVMTQEALIVGNAPVSSFIAAALRLALNPDDSLSRAVYNHYLGHAFDRALTDGERDFFRSIRLLSPEEAFERIVMEHALEGDRRQTAYLQAIHEQIIAFCATKIADIALFLRWWDETGKNRSLSVDESATTVEITTIHKAKGLEKRAVVIPYCSWPLDPKSSGMVQNIVWAEARGEAAGEIGRFPVRYKRAMAESDFSAEYYRELVYAHVDNVNLLYVALTRAAESLHVFIPQKGGRTVGGVLLQSIRIDGDKALLGDTEGRYTADETGEHFAFGEFAGPVAGGSKRSETEHIILEDYPTARADLRLRLPSQRYFEDGADVELSPRNLGILMHKAFEQAGDEAQIHDAVRRMQADGTLSADDAATLRQMIDRALEHPEVREWFGGGWRQVRNESEIILPGSSSTRRPDRVMIGDGRVVAVDYKFGERDAGRYRSQMREYLRLLGEMGYEGVEGYLWYVKLGKIEKVEL, from the coding sequence GTGAGAGCGAAGATTCTGAATGCGAGTGCCGGATCGGGAAAAACCTACCAGCTGGCCTACAAATACGTCCGCGACGTGATCGGCCAGCCCGGTCTTTACCGGCATATCCTCGCCGTGACCTTCACCAACAAGGCCACCGAGGAGATGAAATCGCGCATCCTGAAAGAGATTCACGCCCTGGCGTCCGGAGCCGCGAGCCCCTATCTGGAAAACCTCTGCCGCGAGCTGTCGCTCGACGAACGTTCGGTGCGCAAACGCGCCGCCGAGGTGCGATCGAAGATACTCCACGACTATTCGCGCTTCACGGTGCTCACGATCGACACCTTCTTCCAGCGCATCCTGCGCGCCTTCATCAAGGAGCTGGGCATCGACCTCAATTACAACGTCGAGATCGAAACGGCATCGGTGCTGTCGAAAAGCGCCGACACGCTCATCGAGCAGATCACCGTTGACCGCGACCTGCAACGGTGGCTCACGGATTTCGTGCAGGAGCGCATCGACGAAGGCCGCAAGTGGGACATCCGCGACGGCATTCTCTCGCTGGGCGGCGAGCTGTTCAAGGAGAAGAACAAGGCCGCGCTGGGCCGGGCGCGCTCGCGCGAGGAGCTGGGGCGGATCGTCGCACGCGCCACGGCGCATGCCGAAGCGACCAAGAAACGGATGCAGGAGGCGGCCGCGCAGGCCGTCGGGCTCATCACCGGAGCCGGGCTCACGGCCGCCGACTTCTCGGGCAAGAGCCGCAGTTTCGCCAACTGGTTCTTCACCGTCGCCGCGGGCGAACTGAAACCCTACGGCGCCACGGCGGCCAAAATGGCCGCCTCGACCGACGGATGGGCTCCCAAGGGATCGCCCGCACAGGCGCTCGCCCCCGAACTGCAACCCCTGCTCCGGGAAATGTGCGATCTCTACGACGCCAACATGCGGAGCTGGAACACCTGCGACCTGCTGCGCGAGAACTACCGCAGCTTCGCCCTGCTGTCGGACCTCTACGAACGGGTGCAGCAGCTGTGCGACGAACAGAACATGATGCTCCTCTCGGAGACCAAATACGTCCTCTCGGAGTTCATCGGCCACAACGACGCGCCGTTCATCTACGAGAAGGTCGGCAACCGTTTCGAACGCTTCATGATCGACGAGTTCCAGGACACCTCGGTCAAGGAGTGGGAGAATTTCCTGCCGCTGTTGCAGAACGCCATGTCGCAGACCGCAGAGACCTCGGTGCTGATCGTGGGCGACATCAAGCAGTCGATCTACCGCTGGCGCGGCGGCGACTGGCGCATCCTCCACGAGAAAGCCCAAAAGGCCCTGGGACCCGGCAACACCGTGGTCGAAAACCTCCAGGAGAACTGGCGGAGTCTGCCCGCGGTGGTGGACTTCAACAACCGCATCATCGAACGGATCGTCGCGGCGGACAATCTCCTGCTCAACGAAACCCTCTCGAAGGCCGCCGACGCAGGGGCCATCGACCCCGCGGAAGCCGCCTCGTTGCACGACACGCTGGCCGACGCCTACCGAGGACACGCGCAGACGCCCCGCCGCAAAGCCGAGCATCCGGGCTACGTTTCGGTCGAAACCTTCGCCGAACAGCCGCCCGTCGTGGAGCGCATCTGCGAGCTGATCGACAAGGGTTTCCGGCCGTGCGACATCATGATCCTCGTGCGCGGGGCCACCGACGGCGCGAAGGTCGCCGCCGAACTCCTCGACTTCAAGCGCCGCAACGAAAATCCGCGCTACCGCTTCGACGTGATGACGCAGGAGGCGCTGATCGTCGGCAACGCCCCTGTCAGCTCGTTCATCGCCGCCGCGCTGCGGCTGGCGCTCAACCCCGACGATTCGCTTTCGCGGGCCGTCTACAACCACTACCTCGGCCATGCGTTCGACCGCGCGCTGACCGACGGCGAACGCGACTTCTTCCGTTCGATCCGCCTGCTGTCGCCCGAGGAGGCGTTCGAACGGATCGTCATGGAGCACGCCCTCGAAGGCGACCGCCGCCAGACGGCCTATCTGCAAGCCATCCACGAACAGATCATCGCCTTCTGCGCGACGAAGATCGCCGACATCGCGCTGTTCCTGCGCTGGTGGGACGAAACGGGCAAAAACCGCTCGCTGTCGGTTGACGAGAGCGCCACGACGGTCGAAATCACCACCATCCACAAAGCCAAGGGGCTCGAAAAACGGGCCGTGGTGATCCCCTACTGCTCGTGGCCGCTGGACCCCAAATCGAGCGGCATGGTGCAGAACATCGTCTGGGCCGAGGCCCGCGGCGAAGCGGCCGGCGAGATCGGACGTTTCCCGGTGCGCTACAAGCGGGCGATGGCCGAATCGGACTTCTCGGCGGAGTACTACCGCGAACTGGTCTACGCCCATGTGGACAACGTGAACCTGCTGTACGTGGCCCTCACGCGCGCCGCCGAGTCGCTGCACGTCTTCATACCCCAGAAGGGCGGCCGCACAGTCGGCGGAGTGCTGCTGCAAAGCATCCGCATCGACGGCGACAAAGCCCTGCTGGGCGACACCGAGGGACGCTATACGGCCGACGAGACGGGCGAACACTTCGCTTTCGGAGAGTTCGCAGGCCCCGTCGCCGGAGGCTCCAAGCGTTCGGAAACGGAGCATATCATCCTCGAAGACTACCCTACGGCGCGCGCCGACCTGCGGCTGCGGCTCCCCTCGCAGCGCTATTTCGAAGACGGGGCCGATGTCGAGCTCTCGCCCCGCAACCTCGGCATCTTGATGCACAAGGCGTTCGAGCAGGCCGGCGACGAAGCACAGATCCACGACGCCGTGCGGCGCATGCAGGCCGACGGCACGCTTTCGGCCGACGATGCCGCGACGCTGCGGCAGATGATCGACCGGGCGCTGGAACACCCCGAGGTGCGCGAGTGGTTCGGCGGCGGATGGCGGCAGGTCCGCAACGAGAGCGAGATCATCCTCCCGGGAAGCTCGTCAACACGGCGTCCCGACCGCGTGATGATCGGCGACGGGCGAGTCGTGGCCGTCGATTACAAGTTCGGCGAACGCGACGCCGGACGCTATCGCAGCCAGATGCGCGAATACCTCCGCCTGCTCGGCGAAATGGGCTACGAAGGAGTCGAGGGATACCTTTGGTACGTGAAGCTGGGAAAGATCGAAAAAGTGGAACTCTGA
- a CDS encoding GIN domain-containing protein, producing MKKMILTAVMLAAAALCRAQQPAETGERREWLTSFTSVEVSAPLDIRFVPVPDTEAPKIVYDTKGSYTTRFRAEVRDKVLRISERADARRPDRTSVTVYYNSLERIAIADAVATFDSTLVATVLDLTVGGMAQVTARMDVKDLKMELSGKSSATLTGDVRYLSLFVSTGRVEAAELEVMSAEVNVTSSGTASLWVTDRFQGKTSTGGKISYKGVPPVVRSGSKFMGGDITRVE from the coding sequence ATGAAGAAAATGATTCTGACGGCCGTGATGCTGGCCGCCGCCGCACTCTGCCGCGCACAGCAGCCGGCCGAAACCGGGGAACGCCGCGAATGGCTCACTTCGTTTACCTCCGTCGAGGTGTCGGCGCCGCTCGACATCCGCTTCGTCCCGGTGCCCGACACCGAAGCCCCCAAGATCGTCTACGACACCAAAGGTTCCTATACGACCCGTTTCCGCGCCGAGGTGCGGGACAAGGTGCTGCGCATTTCGGAGCGTGCCGACGCGCGCCGTCCCGACCGCACCTCCGTGACTGTCTATTACAACTCGCTGGAACGCATAGCCATTGCCGATGCTGTGGCGACGTTCGACAGCACGCTGGTGGCCACGGTCCTCGACCTGACCGTGGGCGGCATGGCGCAGGTGACGGCCCGGATGGATGTCAAGGACCTTAAAATGGAGCTTTCGGGCAAGAGTTCGGCGACGCTGACGGGCGATGTGCGCTACCTCTCGTTGTTCGTCTCGACCGGCAGGGTCGAAGCCGCGGAGCTGGAGGTGATGTCCGCCGAAGTCAACGTCACCAGTTCGGGCACCGCGTCGCTGTGGGTGACCGACCGTTTCCAGGGCAAGACCTCGACCGGGGGCAAGATCTCCTACAAGGGCGTTCCGCCGGTCGTGCGCAGCGGCTCGAAATTCATGGGCGGCGACATAACACGGGTCGAGTAA